The DNA sequence TTGGCCGCCGGCATATCGCACCGATGCTGATCGAACTTTCGCGTCAATACGCACAGTTGGATCTGTCCATTACCTTCGCGGAGCGCACCGTCGATATGGTCGCCGAAGGCATCGATCTGGTCGTGAGGATCGGTGACCTGAAAGATGACCCTGAACTGATCGCACGAAGACTGGGCGAGCAGCAGCTGGTGATTTGTGCATCCCCTGAGTACCTGAGCGGTCGGCCGCCGATCAACGAGAAAACCGACCTTCTGGAGCACGATTGCATTGTCGGGTGGCGAAAGGGAGCGCGAGCCACCTGGTTGTTGAAAGGGGAAAAGGGTCTTGAGGATCAGGAGATCCGCGTCAGGCACGAACTGGGCGACGGCGATCTGTTGTTACGGGCTGTGCTGGACGGCTGTGGGCTGTGTCAGGTCCCTACGTGGTTAGTCCATGAACAGCTGCGCAGTGGAGAGTTGGTGACGGTGCTGGACCAATATGCCGGCGCTCGAATGCCGATTAACGTCATCTGGCCGCGGACTTTGTATATCCAACGCAAGGTGCGAGTCATCATCGATGCATTGGTGACGATGACCGAATCAAATCCAGGCCTGTTTTTACCTCGTTAGCCCGGGGGGCGGTGAAGTCCGAGGGAGCCTGCTTCAGGTTAAATGATTTTAGCCTCCAACGATGAAGTGATTGGAATTTCGGCTGGTTAATCCAACAGTGGGGATTGGATAGACTGTGCCCACGCCCCTGGGCTATCCAATGTTGGCGGATTAATTCACTGCAGGAATAAAACGTGTGCCAGTCGCTCAATTCAGAGCCAGGCGCACCGTAATTCTGCATGCCTTGAAAAGGTATTTTAGAGACTAATCAAGATGAAAAAAGAAACGCTTTTACTGTTAACGCTTGCCCTGGCGGTATTTGCAGTCATTACCACCGAGTTGGCAATTATCGGTTTGCTGCCTCAATTAGCGCGGCAACTTCAGGTGAGTCCGACGGAGGTTGGCTTGCTGGTGAGTTTGTACGCCGTGGTGGTGGCGGTGACCGGCCCGTTCGTGACCTTGCTCATGTCAGGGTGGAATAAAAAACGGGTGCTGTTGAGCATCATGCTGATATTCGTTGTGTCCAATCTGTTTAATGCCTACACGGACAGTTATTCGACCATGCTGATATTCCGCGTGGTGCCCGCTTTGGTCCATGCGGTGTTTTTCGCGGTGGCGCTCGTGGTCGCGGTCAACTCCGTATCTGCTGAAAAAAGCGCGGGAGCGACTGCAAAGGTTTTCGCTGGCGTCGCGGTCGGGCTGGTGCTGGGTGTTCCGTTAAGCGCTTTCATGGCGGATCACGTGTCACTCGCCGCTGCGTTTTTATTTGGTGCTGTCACCAGTGGCTTGGCGTTCGTCGGGATCCTGCTGCTCATGCCGTCGATACCCATTCAGAAAAAAATGTCGTTCAAAAGTCAGCTCAAAATATTGAAGCAAGGGCCCGTTTGGCTCAGCCTTTCGACAGTCGTGTTTGTATTTGCCACGATGTTCTCTGGCTATAGCTTTATTGCTGAGTATTTGGAAGGTGTCACCCACATGAACGGGACGTGGGTGAGTGCAATGTTGATGGCGTTTGGTGTTTTCGGTTTTTTTGGAAACTTTTTGTTCAGCGCCTGGCTGCAAAAAAACGCAATACGGACCACGCTTATCTATCCGCTGCTCTACATCGGTATCTATGTACTGGTTTATTGCCTCGGTGGATCATTCTCGGCCATGGTGCTGCTGACTCTGTTGTGGGGGTTGCTGCACTCCGCAGGCTTGGTCATCAGTCAGAGTTGGTTAATGCGCGACGCCAGTGAAGCACCCGAATTCGCCAATAGCCTCTACATTTCATTCTCGAACTTGGGCATCACGCTAGGCGCGTCGTTGGCCGGCTGGGTCATCGCAAGTCTGGGCACCCACAATCTGGTATGGAGCAGCATCATTTTTGCCGCGCTGGCGCTTCTGAGCATCGTTGCGAAATTGAGCCTCTATGGAAAAGGTCAGGCCTCTTCGGCCCCTGCATTGGCCCATTGACCTGTCATCCTGCGTGCCAGGCGCTGATCAGGCGCCTGATTGCCATTTACCCTCTCGAAAGCGGCAACGTTTTCAGGCCATTTGGCGTTTGAATATGCGCAAGCAAATACGGCGCTGAATCCGCTTCAAGCGCATGAAGATGAACCGGACCGGAAAAGTTCATGGCCGTCAAAATCGCCTGGATTTTTTCCGGATCCGTATGAAAGACATCCAACGCCAACAACGAACAGCCTTTGTCCTGGAGTGTGTCCGCCGGATGAGGACCATCGGCCCATTGGATGAGCGTGGGGGCTGAACCTGCCAAAGGAAGACGGCCGTCTGCCGGTACGGTAATTTGCCAGTTCAGTGATCCTCTCGCCATGGGTTCGACGTCCCCGACAATGCCGTGACAAGCGTCACGTGCTGTCTGGA is a window from the Pseudomonas brassicacearum genome containing:
- a CDS encoding LysR family transcriptional regulator, whose protein sequence is MEPLHLDGIPEFILAVQLESFTAAALQLGVTSSAIGKSVSRLEKRLGVKLLHRTTRKLSLTNEGDAYFATCLRVMEALQDTEGFLTTGLVEPRGRLRIDLPAAFGRRHIAPMLIELSRQYAQLDLSITFAERTVDMVAEGIDLVVRIGDLKDDPELIARRLGEQQLVICASPEYLSGRPPINEKTDLLEHDCIVGWRKGARATWLLKGEKGLEDQEIRVRHELGDGDLLLRAVLDGCGLCQVPTWLVHEQLRSGELVTVLDQYAGARMPINVIWPRTLYIQRKVRVIIDALVTMTESNPGLFLPR
- a CDS encoding MFS transporter; this encodes MKKETLLLLTLALAVFAVITTELAIIGLLPQLARQLQVSPTEVGLLVSLYAVVVAVTGPFVTLLMSGWNKKRVLLSIMLIFVVSNLFNAYTDSYSTMLIFRVVPALVHAVFFAVALVVAVNSVSAEKSAGATAKVFAGVAVGLVLGVPLSAFMADHVSLAAAFLFGAVTSGLAFVGILLLMPSIPIQKKMSFKSQLKILKQGPVWLSLSTVVFVFATMFSGYSFIAEYLEGVTHMNGTWVSAMLMAFGVFGFFGNFLFSAWLQKNAIRTTLIYPLLYIGIYVLVYCLGGSFSAMVLLTLLWGLLHSAGLVISQSWLMRDASEAPEFANSLYISFSNLGITLGASLAGWVIASLGTHNLVWSSIIFAALALLSIVAKLSLYGKGQASSAPALAH
- a CDS encoding VOC family protein, whose product is MKTTLDHLVVVTPDLDSGCAFVTQALGVDLQAGGAHSRMGTHNRLLHLGPGLYLEVIAVDPSAANPGRARWFGLDQLGPHSPPCLATWVARTDDIQTARDACHGIVGDVEPMARGSLNWQITVPADGRLPLAGSAPTLIQWADGPHPADTLQDKGCSLLALDVFHTDPEKIQAILTAMNFSGPVHLHALEADSAPYLLAHIQTPNGLKTLPLSRG